The Leucobacter sp. UCMA 4100 genome window below encodes:
- the thiM gene encoding hydroxyethylthiazole kinase has product MPASPSGALLDELRAQSPLVHSITNSVVPNFTANVLLAIGAAPAMVDIVGEAGLFARVAGGLLVNVGTPTPEQREAAEEAVEAALDAGTPWVLDPVAVGALPIRTELAERLAEKRPYAIRGNASEVLALAGEGAGGKGVDSADTTEAAGPVAVELARRLGTVVAVSGPEDFITDGQRILRVANGDAMLTRVTGGGCALGSLVAGFAAVRGEVPPVEAVAAAHVVYGVAAERAATGAAGPGTFAARLIDALYEVSPAEVSASERLREEAVTA; this is encoded by the coding sequence ATGCCCGCTTCACCCTCAGGCGCCCTGCTCGATGAGCTTCGGGCGCAATCGCCCCTGGTGCACAGCATCACCAACTCGGTGGTGCCGAACTTCACCGCGAACGTGCTGCTCGCCATTGGCGCGGCGCCCGCAATGGTTGACATCGTCGGCGAGGCCGGGCTCTTCGCCCGGGTTGCCGGCGGCCTACTCGTGAACGTGGGAACGCCCACCCCAGAGCAGCGCGAGGCGGCCGAAGAGGCGGTCGAAGCCGCTCTCGATGCCGGCACCCCGTGGGTGCTCGACCCCGTCGCGGTTGGTGCGCTGCCCATTCGCACCGAGCTCGCGGAGCGCCTCGCCGAGAAGCGCCCCTACGCGATTCGCGGCAATGCCTCTGAGGTGCTCGCGCTCGCGGGAGAGGGGGCGGGTGGCAAGGGCGTTGACTCGGCCGACACGACCGAGGCGGCGGGGCCCGTCGCGGTAGAGCTCGCGCGCCGGCTTGGCACCGTTGTCGCGGTGTCGGGGCCCGAAGATTTCATCACCGATGGCCAGCGGATCCTCCGGGTGGCAAACGGCGACGCGATGCTCACGCGCGTCACGGGCGGCGGTTGCGCGCTCGGTTCGCTCGTGGCCGGCTTCGCTGCGGTGCGCGGCGAGGTGCCTCCCGTCGAGGCGGTCGCCGCGGCACACGTCGTGTACGGCGTCGCGGCCGAGCGTGCGGCGACGGGTGCGGCGGGGCCTGGAACCTTCGCGGCGCGGCTCATCGACGCGCTGTACGAGGTGAGCCCGGCCGAGGTTTCGGCCTCAGAGCGGCTGCGCGAAGAGGCGGTGACGGCGTGA
- a CDS encoding ATP-dependent DNA helicase, with protein sequence MVSRATVQLSKEQQAVYDRIEHTREHVFITGRAGTGKSTLLNHLSWHTSKTIVVCAPTGVAALGVGGQTIHSLFRLPTGIIADHEIKQSAELKRMLNSIDTLVIDEVSMVNADLMDAIDRSLRLARSRPHDPFGGVQIIMFGDPYQLPPVPPRDPDERAYFDDMYRSLWFFDALAWQSVDLEIIELTEIHRQSDDRFKYLLNGVRHGYVTAEMAAELNGMGARPQPSDNIITLAATNAVVNRINSAKLAAITGSALKAVADVNGEFTSTMFPADETLELKVGAQVMFLRNDPDGRWVNGTLGVVTHIENTVWVDVDGEEHEVHPALWERYKYRYDTETKTLTKDVVAEFEQFPLRLAWAITIHKSQGQTYERAVIDLGPRAFSAGQTYVALSRIRSLDGLYLSRPLTPRDIIVDNDVARFMRGSRADRPGAAAEQTAENPSDAKAEASGPEKATAV encoded by the coding sequence ATGGTCTCACGCGCAACGGTTCAGCTCTCGAAAGAGCAGCAGGCGGTGTATGACCGCATCGAGCACACCCGCGAGCACGTCTTTATTACGGGGCGTGCTGGCACCGGTAAGTCGACCTTGCTCAACCACCTGTCGTGGCACACGAGCAAGACCATCGTGGTGTGCGCTCCCACGGGCGTTGCGGCGCTCGGCGTCGGCGGTCAAACGATTCACTCGCTGTTTCGACTGCCCACGGGCATCATCGCCGACCACGAGATCAAGCAGTCTGCCGAGCTGAAGCGCATGCTCAACTCAATCGATACGCTCGTCATCGACGAGGTCTCAATGGTCAACGCCGACCTCATGGATGCGATTGACCGTTCACTGCGCCTCGCGCGCTCTCGCCCGCACGACCCGTTCGGCGGCGTGCAAATCATCATGTTTGGCGACCCCTATCAGCTACCCCCGGTCCCGCCGCGCGACCCTGACGAACGCGCCTACTTCGACGACATGTACCGCTCGCTCTGGTTCTTCGACGCGCTCGCCTGGCAATCGGTCGACCTCGAGATCATCGAGCTCACCGAGATTCACCGCCAGAGCGACGACCGGTTCAAGTACCTCCTCAATGGCGTGCGCCACGGCTACGTTACCGCCGAGATGGCTGCCGAGCTCAACGGGATGGGAGCGCGGCCGCAGCCCAGCGACAACATCATCACGCTCGCCGCAACAAACGCCGTGGTCAACCGCATCAACTCTGCCAAGCTCGCCGCGATCACCGGCTCGGCACTCAAGGCGGTGGCCGACGTCAACGGCGAGTTCACGTCAACCATGTTTCCGGCCGACGAGACCCTCGAGCTCAAGGTCGGCGCGCAGGTCATGTTCCTGCGCAACGACCCTGACGGGCGCTGGGTCAACGGCACCCTGGGCGTCGTGACGCACATCGAGAACACCGTGTGGGTCGATGTCGACGGCGAGGAGCACGAGGTGCACCCCGCCCTGTGGGAGCGCTACAAGTACCGCTACGACACCGAGACCAAGACCCTCACGAAAGACGTCGTGGCCGAGTTCGAACAGTTCCCGTTGCGACTCGCGTGGGCAATCACGATCCACAAGTCTCAGGGGCAAACCTACGAGCGGGCGGTCATCGACCTCGGGCCGCGGGCATTCAGCGCGGGGCAAACGTACGTCGCCCTCAGCCGCATCCGCTCGCTCGACGGCCTCTACCTCTCGCGCCCGCTGACGCCAAGAGACATCATCGTCGATAACGATGTCGCCCGCTTCATGCGCGGATCGCGGGCCGATCGACCGGGCGCCGCAGCAGAGCAGACCGCAGAGAACCCTTCAGACGCGAAGGCCGAGGCCAGCGGCCCCGAAAAAGCTACTGCTGTTTAG
- the nrdE gene encoding class 1b ribonucleoside-diphosphate reductase subunit alpha, translated as MDYHSLNAMLNLYDADGKIQFDKDREAARQYFLQHVNQNTVFFHNFEERMRYLLDNEYYERELVEQYSVKFIEQLTDEAYAMKFRFPTFLGAFKFFTSYALKTFDGKRYLERFEDRVVMVALGLAQGDENLARGYMREIVSGRFQPATPTFLNLGKAQRGELVSCFLLRVEDNMESIARGVNSSLQLSKRGGGVALSLSNLREAGAPIKKIENQSSGIIPVMKLLEDSFSYANQLGARQGAGAVYLSAHHPDIMQFLDTKRENADEKIRIKTLSLGVVVPDITFELAKKNEDMYLFSPYDVESVYGVPFGDLPITENYYEMVNDARIKKTKISARAFFQTVAELQFESGYPYIVFEDTVNRENPIKGRINMSNLCSEILQVNTPTTYNEDLSYNEIGKDISCNLGSMNIAAMMDGDTFAESVDLSIRALTAVSDMSHISSVRSIEDGNDKSHAIGLGQMNLHGYLAREHIHYGSEEGIDFTNIYFYTILFHALKASNAIAIERKTTFDGFADSKYASGEFFDKYTDQVWEPETDRVKQLFSDAGVSIPTNDDWKQLKASVMEHGIYNQNLQAVPPTGSISYINNSTSSIHPIASKVEIRKEGKLGRVYYPAPFMTNENLDYYTDAYEVGPEKIIDTYAAATQHVDQGLSLTLFFKDTATTRDINRAQIYAWRKGIKTIYYIRLRQLALEGTDMTECVSCML; from the coding sequence ATGGACTATCACTCGCTGAACGCGATGCTGAACCTGTATGACGCTGATGGCAAGATCCAGTTCGATAAAGACCGCGAAGCCGCGCGCCAGTACTTCCTGCAGCACGTCAACCAGAACACGGTGTTCTTCCACAACTTCGAAGAGCGCATGCGGTACCTGCTCGACAACGAGTACTACGAGCGCGAGCTCGTTGAGCAGTACTCGGTGAAGTTCATTGAGCAGCTCACCGACGAGGCCTACGCGATGAAGTTCCGCTTCCCGACCTTCCTTGGCGCGTTCAAGTTCTTCACCTCGTACGCCCTGAAGACCTTCGACGGGAAGCGTTACCTCGAGCGCTTCGAAGATCGCGTCGTCATGGTCGCCCTCGGGCTTGCACAGGGCGACGAGAACCTCGCCCGCGGCTACATGCGTGAGATCGTTTCGGGTCGCTTCCAGCCCGCAACCCCGACCTTCCTCAACCTCGGCAAGGCTCAGCGAGGCGAACTCGTTTCGTGCTTCCTGCTGCGCGTAGAAGACAACATGGAGTCGATTGCTCGTGGAGTGAACTCATCGCTGCAGCTGTCGAAGCGTGGCGGTGGCGTGGCGCTTTCACTCTCGAACCTTCGTGAGGCCGGTGCGCCGATCAAAAAGATCGAGAACCAGTCGTCGGGCATCATTCCCGTCATGAAGCTGCTCGAAGACAGCTTCAGCTACGCGAACCAGCTCGGTGCTCGACAGGGCGCGGGCGCGGTATACCTCTCGGCACACCACCCCGACATCATGCAGTTTCTCGATACCAAGCGTGAGAACGCCGACGAGAAGATTCGCATTAAGACGCTCTCGCTCGGTGTCGTGGTGCCTGACATCACGTTCGAGCTCGCGAAGAAGAACGAAGACATGTACCTCTTCTCGCCGTACGACGTCGAGAGTGTGTACGGCGTTCCCTTCGGCGACCTGCCCATCACCGAGAACTACTACGAGATGGTGAACGACGCGCGCATTAAGAAGACGAAGATCAGCGCGCGCGCCTTCTTCCAGACTGTTGCAGAGCTGCAGTTCGAGTCGGGCTACCCGTACATCGTGTTTGAAGACACTGTGAACCGCGAGAACCCCATCAAGGGCCGCATCAACATGTCGAACCTCTGCTCTGAGATTCTGCAGGTCAACACCCCAACGACCTACAACGAAGACCTCAGCTACAACGAGATCGGTAAAGACATCTCGTGCAACCTCGGCTCGATGAACATTGCCGCGATGATGGACGGCGATACGTTTGCTGAGAGCGTCGACCTCTCAATTCGTGCGCTCACCGCGGTGAGCGACATGAGCCACATTAGCTCGGTTCGTTCGATCGAAGACGGTAACGACAAGTCGCACGCGATTGGCCTCGGCCAGATGAACCTGCACGGCTACCTCGCCCGTGAGCACATTCACTACGGGTCAGAAGAGGGTATCGACTTCACGAATATCTACTTCTACACGATCCTCTTCCACGCACTCAAAGCATCGAACGCGATCGCGATTGAACGCAAGACGACCTTCGACGGCTTCGCCGATTCGAAGTACGCCTCGGGCGAGTTCTTCGACAAGTACACCGATCAGGTGTGGGAGCCCGAGACCGACCGCGTCAAGCAGCTCTTCTCAGACGCTGGCGTCTCAATTCCCACGAACGACGATTGGAAGCAGCTCAAGGCCTCGGTCATGGAGCACGGCATCTACAACCAGAACCTGCAGGCGGTTCCGCCGACCGGCTCGATCTCGTACATCAACAACTCGACCTCGTCGATTCACCCGATCGCATCGAAGGTTGAGATTCGTAAAGAGGGCAAGCTTGGCCGCGTGTACTACCCGGCTCCGTTCATGACGAACGAAAACCTCGATTACTACACCGACGCGTACGAGGTTGGCCCAGAAAAGATCATCGACACCTATGCCGCGGCAACGCAGCACGTCGACCAGGGCTTGTCGCTCACCCTGTTCTTTAAGGACACGGCGACGACTCGCGACATCAACCGCGCGCAGATCTACGCATGGCGCAAGGGCATCAAGACGATTTACTACATTCGTCTGCGCCAGCTCGCACTCGAGGGCACTGACATGACCGAGTGCGTCAGCTGCATGCTCTAA
- a CDS encoding biliverdin-producing heme oxygenase — MNTFDQTVVDAVLAHMGDDHGEDNIIIARGNGAPEASASQMIDLDGEGGVWRVTENGETRELRISWPDGPITERPQIRRAVVILYRNACKQLGIDPMQDEASHEPAKPFSQVIREGSWSDHDDSEGADFMASIMRGTATRDDYVALVAQHFFMYEALEAVVDEVVNDERFAPFHDENLRRLAALNDDLTVLIGENWRDEIKPVPATAEYAERIRQVGAEGWVPGIIAHHYTRYLGDLSGGQMIAKRVVRQHGFENGEGTKFYDFKELGSLPGFKERYREALDALGESFNDVEQARMLHEVRRAYGFNTAVFIDMAKAKQQ; from the coding sequence GTGAATACTTTTGATCAGACCGTAGTCGACGCCGTTCTCGCCCATATGGGAGATGATCACGGAGAAGATAACATCATCATCGCTCGCGGTAACGGAGCGCCCGAGGCGAGCGCGAGCCAGATGATCGATCTTGACGGCGAGGGCGGGGTATGGCGTGTCACCGAGAACGGTGAAACTCGTGAGCTGCGCATCAGCTGGCCCGACGGCCCGATCACCGAGCGCCCGCAGATTCGCCGCGCGGTCGTCATCTTGTACCGCAACGCGTGCAAGCAGCTCGGCATTGATCCGATGCAAGATGAAGCTTCCCACGAGCCGGCCAAGCCTTTCTCTCAGGTCATTCGCGAGGGTAGCTGGTCTGATCACGATGACAGTGAGGGTGCCGATTTCATGGCATCGATCATGCGGGGCACCGCGACGCGCGATGACTACGTCGCGCTCGTTGCGCAGCACTTCTTTATGTACGAGGCGCTCGAGGCCGTCGTTGACGAGGTTGTGAACGACGAACGTTTCGCCCCGTTCCATGACGAGAACTTGCGCCGCCTTGCCGCGCTCAACGACGACCTCACCGTGCTCATCGGCGAGAACTGGCGCGACGAGATCAAGCCGGTTCCCGCGACGGCCGAGTACGCCGAGCGCATTCGCCAGGTGGGGGCCGAGGGCTGGGTTCCTGGCATTATCGCTCACCACTACACGCGCTACCTCGGCGACCTCTCGGGCGGTCAGATGATCGCGAAGCGCGTTGTGCGCCAGCACGGCTTCGAGAACGGCGAAGGCACAAAGTTCTACGACTTTAAGGAGCTCGGCTCACTCCCTGGCTTTAAAGAGCGGTACCGTGAAGCGCTTGACGCACTCGGCGAGAGCTTCAACGATGTCGAACAGGCACGCATGCTGCACGAGGTCCGTCGCGCCTACGGCTTCAACACCGCAGTGTTCATCGACATGGCGAAGGCTAAACAGCAGTAG
- the thiE gene encoding thiamine phosphate synthase, translated as MNLGIYLVTDRALCGDRGVVQTVRQAVDGGVNTVQLREKYDGFDEQLRELERLAEVIDGRALLVINDRLDVAIAARERGIAVDGVHLGQGDTAVDRARGELGPDAIIGLTANTPEHLAAVANMHEGSVDYLGIGVIRPTSTKPNHPPALGFDGFEHLAATAPVPPVAIGGVELADTAELRRRGAAGIAVVSAICAAPDAEAAARDFVRAWHSGEVTR; from the coding sequence GTGAATCTCGGCATCTATCTCGTGACCGACCGCGCCCTGTGTGGCGACCGCGGAGTCGTGCAAACGGTGCGGCAGGCGGTCGACGGCGGCGTCAACACCGTGCAGCTGCGTGAAAAGTACGACGGCTTCGACGAGCAATTGCGCGAGCTCGAGCGCCTCGCCGAGGTGATCGACGGCCGCGCCCTGCTCGTTATCAACGACCGGCTCGACGTTGCGATCGCCGCTCGCGAGCGCGGCATCGCGGTCGATGGCGTGCACCTGGGGCAGGGCGATACTGCTGTGGATCGGGCCCGGGGCGAACTCGGCCCCGACGCGATCATCGGGCTCACGGCCAACACCCCTGAGCATCTCGCCGCGGTCGCGAACATGCACGAAGGATCGGTCGACTACCTCGGCATCGGTGTGATTCGGCCCACCTCGACGAAGCCGAACCACCCGCCGGCGCTCGGCTTCGACGGCTTCGAGCACCTCGCCGCGACGGCGCCAGTGCCCCCGGTCGCGATCGGTGGCGTCGAGCTTGCCGATACCGCCGAGCTGCGACGCCGCGGCGCCGCAGGCATCGCGGTCGTCTCGGCAATCTGCGCGGCTCCCGATGCCGAGGCCGCGGCTCGCGACTTCGTGCGCGCCTGGCACTCGGGCGAGGTGACCCGATGA
- the nrdH gene encoding glutaredoxin-like protein NrdH → MTITVYTKPSCVQCDMTSRALDNKGIEYNTLDLSEDPAALEHVKELGYLQAPVIVADGEHWSGFRPDKIEELANRLA, encoded by the coding sequence ATGACTATCACCGTTTACACGAAGCCTTCATGCGTGCAGTGCGACATGACCTCGCGCGCGCTCGACAACAAGGGTATTGAGTACAACACGCTCGATCTTTCAGAAGATCCCGCGGCGCTCGAGCACGTGAAAGAGCTCGGTTACCTGCAGGCTCCCGTCATCGTTGCCGATGGCGAGCACTGGTCAGGCTTCCGCCCAGACAAGATCGAAGAGCTCGCAAACCGCCTCGCGTAA
- a CDS encoding helix-turn-helix domain-containing protein: protein MQQSEHLRIARIVGNKIRSRRRAIGISQQDLADMAEIHLTSLSRIERGITTPKVDMLARLATALDTTTADLVSGITDSDVHPKERRRITANDLMHARKTGETAPPQ, encoded by the coding sequence ATGCAGCAATCAGAACATCTTCGTATTGCCCGCATTGTCGGTAACAAGATTCGGTCGAGAAGGCGCGCAATAGGCATCAGCCAGCAGGACCTCGCCGACATGGCCGAGATTCATCTCACCAGCCTGAGTCGAATAGAGCGCGGCATCACGACGCCGAAGGTCGATATGCTCGCACGTCTCGCAACCGCGCTCGACACCACCACCGCCGATCTCGTCAGCGGCATCACCGACAGCGACGTTCACCCTAAAGAGCGCCGCCGCATTACCGCGAATGACCTGATGCATGCCCGTAAGACCGGCGAGACGGCACCTCCTCAGTAG
- a CDS encoding ABC transporter permease: MQRETSAPRGWWQAVAVPLGFLGALVVVWEVAVRVSGVRPQVLPAPSLVAASGWDHREAIAGHAMATLGVTAAGFAVSLACAWALAIAVDFSPILRRAALPLMVASQTIPVIAIAPLMIIWFGFGLLPKVLVVALVTFFPVAIGLIEGFASADREAGALLRSMGAGRVREFVLLRLPTALPLFFTSLRISVTYAVVGAIFAEYVGAQSGLGIYMSVQKNAFRTDLVLAAVAVTALVSIALYLSTFVVERMVIPWHSHERRARRARTN, encoded by the coding sequence GTGCAACGTGAGACGAGCGCACCGCGCGGCTGGTGGCAGGCCGTCGCGGTGCCGCTCGGGTTTCTCGGCGCCCTCGTCGTCGTGTGGGAGGTGGCGGTGCGCGTGAGCGGCGTGCGCCCGCAGGTGTTACCGGCCCCGTCACTCGTTGCGGCATCTGGGTGGGATCACCGCGAGGCCATCGCGGGGCACGCCATGGCAACCCTCGGGGTCACCGCCGCGGGTTTCGCGGTGTCGCTCGCCTGCGCCTGGGCACTCGCGATCGCGGTCGACTTCTCGCCGATCCTGCGCCGTGCCGCGCTGCCCCTCATGGTGGCCTCGCAGACCATCCCGGTCATCGCGATTGCGCCGCTCATGATCATCTGGTTCGGCTTCGGCCTGCTGCCGAAGGTGCTCGTCGTCGCGCTCGTGACCTTCTTTCCCGTGGCGATCGGCCTCATCGAAGGCTTCGCGAGCGCCGACCGCGAGGCCGGGGCGCTCCTGCGCAGCATGGGGGCCGGGCGCGTGCGCGAGTTTGTGCTGCTGCGGCTGCCCACCGCGCTGCCGCTCTTCTTCACCTCGCTGCGGATCAGCGTGACGTACGCGGTCGTCGGCGCGATCTTCGCCGAGTACGTCGGGGCGCAGTCGGGCCTCGGCATCTACATGAGCGTGCAGAAGAACGCGTTTCGTACCGACCTCGTGCTCGCCGCCGTCGCGGTCACCGCCCTCGTGAGCATCGCGCTCTACCTCTCGACCTTTGTGGTCGAGCGCATGGTGATTCCGTGGCACTCACACGAACGGAGGGCCCGCCGTGCCCGCACCAACTGA
- a CDS encoding ABC transporter substrate-binding protein, producing the protein MRAARVLAAAVAVLLAGAIAGCGSGAGSAAVQSGAAGAPGASENGTKIRFALDWTPNTNHTGLYVALERGYFADAGLDVEVLPFNNINPEVLVDAGQAEFGISHQDTASMAIAAGAGLISVLAVEQTWASEVAVLADRDDIESPADLDGLVFGGFDNPSETATMRGVVQAAGGTGEFETVVLATNAYEALYSGAVDFTVPYVAWQGIEAARRGIELKTFAYTDFGFPDSYQVVTIGQRDWLDAHPDEAQAFVQALARGYEDSIADPEGAATVLHDANAGLLPDLDLLVESQRMLAERFMLNDAGEFGRQTEQHWRELGVFLFEAGLLTDRDGKPLPAEPSWQDFFTNDYLLG; encoded by the coding sequence ATGAGGGCCGCGCGGGTTCTGGCCGCGGCGGTCGCGGTGCTGCTCGCCGGGGCGATTGCCGGGTGCGGGAGCGGGGCGGGATCCGCCGCGGTGCAATCGGGGGCAGCGGGTGCTCCTGGCGCCAGCGAGAACGGGACGAAGATTCGCTTCGCGCTCGACTGGACCCCGAATACGAACCACACCGGGCTCTACGTCGCGCTCGAACGGGGCTATTTCGCCGACGCCGGCCTCGACGTCGAGGTGCTGCCGTTTAACAACATCAACCCCGAGGTGCTCGTCGACGCGGGGCAGGCCGAGTTTGGCATCAGCCACCAGGACACCGCGAGCATGGCGATTGCCGCGGGGGCAGGCCTCATCTCGGTGCTCGCGGTTGAGCAGACGTGGGCGAGCGAGGTCGCGGTGCTCGCCGACCGCGACGACATCGAGAGCCCTGCCGATCTTGACGGGCTCGTGTTCGGCGGCTTCGACAACCCCTCAGAGACGGCGACCATGCGCGGCGTCGTTCAGGCCGCCGGCGGCACCGGCGAGTTCGAGACGGTCGTGCTCGCGACGAACGCCTACGAGGCGCTCTACTCGGGGGCGGTCGACTTCACCGTTCCGTATGTGGCGTGGCAGGGCATCGAGGCGGCCAGGCGGGGCATCGAGCTCAAGACCTTCGCGTACACCGACTTCGGGTTTCCCGACTCGTACCAGGTCGTGACGATCGGCCAGCGCGACTGGCTCGACGCGCACCCTGACGAGGCTCAGGCCTTCGTGCAGGCGCTCGCCCGAGGCTACGAAGACTCGATTGCCGACCCCGAGGGCGCCGCCACCGTGCTGCACGACGCAAATGCCGGGCTGCTCCCCGACCTCGATCTGCTCGTTGAAAGCCAGCGCATGCTCGCTGAGCGTTTCATGCTCAACGACGCGGGCGAGTTTGGCCGGCAGACCGAGCAGCACTGGCGCGAGCTCGGCGTGTTTCTCTTCGAAGCAGGCCTGCTCACCGATCGCGACGGGAAACCGCTCCCTGCTGAACCCTCGTGGCAGGACTTCTTCACGAACGACTACCTGCTCGGGTGA
- the nrdF gene encoding class 1b ribonucleoside-diphosphate reductase subunit beta has protein sequence MNPKPFKLGHAVQAINWNRIEDEKDLEVWNRLVNNFWLPEKVPLSNDVQSWATLTEDEKLLTMRVFTGLTLLDTIQGTVGAVSLIPDAATPHEEAVLTNIAFMESVHAKSYSSIFSTLCSTQEIDDAFRWSVENTYLQKKAQIIVDYYEGDDPLKRKVASTLLESFLFYSGFYLPIYWSSRAKLTNTADLIRLIIRDEAVHGYYIGYKYQVALQKETPERQEELREYVFALMYELYENEVLYTQDLYDSVGLTEDVKKFLHYNANKALMNLGYDPMFPKELTDVNPAILSSLSPNADENHDFFSGSGSSYVIGKAVATEDEDWDF, from the coding sequence ATGAACCCGAAGCCGTTCAAGTTGGGCCACGCCGTTCAGGCGATTAACTGGAACCGCATTGAAGATGAGAAGGACCTTGAGGTCTGGAACCGTCTCGTCAACAACTTCTGGCTGCCAGAAAAGGTGCCCCTATCAAACGACGTGCAGTCGTGGGCGACGCTGACCGAAGACGAGAAGCTGCTCACCATGCGCGTCTTCACCGGCCTCACGCTGCTCGATACCATTCAGGGCACCGTCGGTGCGGTGTCGCTCATTCCCGATGCCGCAACCCCTCACGAAGAGGCGGTGCTCACGAACATTGCGTTCATGGAGTCGGTGCACGCCAAGAGCTACTCATCGATCTTCTCGACGCTCTGCTCGACGCAGGAAATCGACGACGCCTTCCGCTGGTCGGTAGAAAACACCTACCTGCAGAAGAAGGCGCAGATCATCGTCGACTACTACGAGGGCGACGATCCGCTGAAGCGCAAGGTCGCATCGACGCTGCTTGAGTCATTCCTGTTCTACTCGGGCTTCTACCTGCCGATCTACTGGTCGAGCCGCGCGAAGCTCACGAACACTGCCGACCTCATTCGCCTCATCATTCGTGACGAGGCCGTGCACGGTTACTACATTGGTTACAAATACCAGGTGGCCCTGCAGAAGGAGACTCCTGAGCGTCAGGAAGAACTGCGCGAGTACGTCTTCGCGCTCATGTACGAGCTCTACGAGAACGAGGTGCTCTACACGCAAGACCTCTACGACAGCGTCGGTCTGACCGAAGACGTCAAGAAGTTCTTGCACTACAACGCCAACAAGGCCCTCATGAACCTCGGCTACGATCCGATGTTCCCGAAGGAGCTCACCGACGTGAACCCCGCGATTCTGTCGTCGCTTTCGCCGAACGCTGACGAGAACCACGACTTCTTCTCGGGCTCGGGCTCGTCGTACGTCATCGGCAAGGCCGTGGCGACCGAAGACGAAGACTGGGACTTCTAA
- a CDS encoding 23S rRNA (pseudouridine(1915)-N(3))-methyltransferase RlmH produces MGIRVLAVGKKHESWIEAGLDRYAKRLRKPYDITWQFLAHSSREADAARAEESQRIEAKLDDAEVVVLLDERGKMFDSVAFAAQLQRRLDTGKRVTIVIGGAYGVTEQLRQRADVVWSLSALVFPHQLVRLILVEQVYRAQEISAGRQYHHV; encoded by the coding sequence ATGGGCATTCGGGTGCTTGCCGTGGGCAAAAAACATGAGTCGTGGATCGAGGCCGGTCTCGACCGATACGCGAAGAGGCTGCGCAAGCCGTACGACATCACCTGGCAGTTTCTTGCGCACTCTTCGCGGGAGGCCGACGCTGCGAGGGCAGAGGAGTCGCAACGCATTGAGGCGAAGCTTGATGACGCCGAGGTCGTGGTGCTGCTTGATGAGCGCGGCAAGATGTTTGACTCGGTCGCGTTCGCTGCGCAGCTGCAGCGCAGGCTCGACACCGGCAAACGAGTCACCATTGTCATTGGCGGCGCCTACGGAGTGACCGAGCAGTTGCGCCAGCGGGCCGACGTGGTGTGGAGCCTCTCGGCCCTCGTGTTTCCGCACCAGCTCGTGCGCCTCATTCTTGTCGAGCAGGTCTACCGTGCGCAAGAGATCAGCGCGGGTCGCCAGTACCACCATGTATAG